From Acidovorax sp. FHTAMBA, one genomic window encodes:
- a CDS encoding NAD-dependent epimerase/dehydratase family protein — MSLPIQGHSFLVIGGAGFIGSHLVEQLLSAGAAHVRIYDNLSRGRLSNLGEALNDPRCEIFPSGGDILHRDTLNAAMRGIDGVFHLAALWLLHCNEYPRSAFEVNVGGTMNVAEACISNGIRRLVYSSSASVYGDAVFEPMDESHPFNCEEFYGATKVCGEYLLKALYRRPASRDKNLSYVGLRYMNVYGPRQDDKGAYIGVVTRMINSLKKGEAPVIHGDGSQAYDFVDVRDCARANILAMQAEAGMRCYNVGTGIKTSIKELNVMLHGIFPDAPPAIFQNVNRPFVKNRIGSTDKAKQDLNFQALIPLDRGLINLCQL, encoded by the coding sequence ATGTCATTGCCAATACAAGGCCACTCTTTCCTGGTGATTGGTGGCGCGGGCTTTATAGGTTCTCATCTGGTAGAGCAGTTGCTTAGCGCCGGGGCTGCGCACGTCAGGATCTATGACAACCTGTCCAGGGGGCGCCTTTCGAATCTTGGTGAAGCTTTGAATGATCCTCGTTGTGAAATATTCCCCAGTGGAGGGGATATTTTGCATCGGGATACTTTAAATGCTGCAATGCGTGGCATTGATGGGGTATTTCATTTGGCGGCATTATGGCTGTTGCACTGTAATGAATATCCACGTTCTGCGTTTGAAGTCAATGTCGGTGGCACCATGAATGTTGCCGAAGCCTGCATTTCGAATGGAATTCGCCGGCTGGTTTATTCTTCTTCAGCGTCGGTTTATGGGGATGCGGTCTTTGAACCGATGGATGAAAGTCATCCGTTTAATTGCGAAGAATTCTACGGCGCAACTAAAGTGTGTGGTGAGTATCTTCTGAAGGCTTTATATCGCCGTCCTGCCAGCCGCGATAAAAACTTGAGTTATGTGGGGCTCAGGTATATGAACGTATATGGGCCGCGCCAAGATGATAAGGGTGCCTATATCGGCGTGGTTACACGGATGATTAATTCTCTAAAAAAGGGTGAGGCGCCTGTTATTCATGGTGACGGCTCTCAAGCTTACGATTTTGTGGATGTGCGTGATTGCGCGCGCGCTAATATTCTCGCTATGCAAGCTGAGGCTGGGATGCGCTGTTATAACGTCGGGACCGGCATCAAGACCAGCATTAAAGAGTTGAATGTTATGCTGCATGGTATCTTCCCCGATGCCCCACCTGCGATTTTTCAAAATGTAAACCGCCCATTCGTTAAAAATCGAATTGGATCCACTGATAAAGCTAAGCAAGACCTAAATTTCCAAGCATTGATTCCCTTGGATCGGGGATTAATCAACCTTTGCCAGCTTTGA
- a CDS encoding glycosyltransferase, whose product MMIEQPSFIFDQRKKNKKKFLLVCYYDPAGISTVPEIIAYVQKLSIFPVVVANIFECRDPAGINSLPPNINLSEFAGIIIHNSISYDVGNLRVLDARLSIKLKDFNGLKILLKQDENHKFRELAEYVGQTRFDLILTCLPSSEIEKIYPKDVVGEVKFQRMFTGYVTPTLRAIDAKPLNRREITIGYRGSIQPLSFGRLAYEKRSIGEKVICNLNEVADIRLDISSKWEDRLGTDAWFDFLGNCKATLGAESGASVFDIDGSLKSKCALAEEALGDFREDAHYAESYLKYIVDLEGKVNYNQISPRHFEAAATRTLQLLYPGEYSGIFLPGIHYLELARDHSNILEVVSFLQNDAAVVEITERAHKDIVMNPSFWIEGFVAMLDECIEELLSVDSDSSQLSISENEKKQVMLLCSHPAQIDPRIDWVEKYAPDNMLIHVVDILRDGELDFSVVTHEDGSKKISTPRIKFTSQLFLKWQRLLSGSSAGADALFQMSRIEKLASSSDSELAKFMGMPDGAQRLNDFRWYLRFVLEINTGLLESCLATSNVQCLIATDLVTLPAAVLYGAIENIPVHYDAHEYWPASDTRQFQSEQEFWLDLEKNLIKYTADRSTVSPGLKKVFEKSYGLNFRVVPNCEPLKNSSDQKFREKRVGNEICNFLFQGSFAPHRGLEELISIWVETGPSAHLILRGPANSFKTEMINLAKNTGLFESRIFFPDAVSEDQLVEMASAADVGIIPYKAHGYNYAHCCPNKLSQYMAAGIPILANNTSFVASVIREAKSGLVVDFANKKSLLKAIAEFGSNGVARREMGNAGKLFHEKKYNWQNASANLYEALDNLILQPTKRVEIFTASLSDSIEESNSVKCVQAVEILERKFLRSLMPFWLALPSRVRDPVAPILKRILGI is encoded by the coding sequence ATGATGATTGAACAGCCTAGTTTTATATTTGACCAGCGAAAGAAAAATAAGAAAAAGTTTCTGTTGGTTTGTTATTATGATCCAGCAGGCATTTCTACGGTGCCTGAAATAATTGCATACGTTCAAAAGCTATCTATCTTTCCGGTTGTTGTAGCCAATATATTTGAGTGCAGGGATCCAGCGGGCATTAATTCTCTTCCTCCAAATATTAATTTGTCCGAGTTTGCTGGAATTATTATTCATAATTCCATTTCTTATGATGTGGGAAATTTGCGCGTATTGGACGCCAGATTGTCAATAAAGCTCAAAGACTTTAACGGCTTAAAAATATTATTAAAGCAGGACGAAAATCATAAATTTCGTGAACTTGCAGAATACGTGGGGCAGACAAGGTTTGACCTGATTCTGACATGTCTACCATCCTCAGAAATTGAAAAGATTTATCCTAAGGACGTTGTTGGAGAAGTTAAATTTCAACGAATGTTCACTGGTTATGTGACGCCAACTTTGCGGGCTATCGATGCGAAACCTCTCAACCGGCGGGAAATAACTATAGGGTATCGGGGCTCAATTCAACCACTCTCGTTCGGAAGATTGGCATATGAAAAGCGATCGATCGGAGAAAAAGTTATATGTAATTTGAATGAGGTTGCAGATATTCGATTGGATATTTCGAGCAAATGGGAAGATCGATTAGGAACTGATGCTTGGTTTGATTTTTTAGGAAATTGTAAGGCTACTTTAGGTGCTGAATCCGGGGCAAGTGTTTTTGATATAGATGGATCTCTGAAAAGTAAATGTGCTTTAGCAGAGGAGGCCCTAGGCGATTTTCGAGAAGACGCTCATTACGCGGAAAGTTATCTGAAATATATTGTCGACCTTGAGGGGAAGGTAAACTACAATCAAATTTCACCTAGACATTTTGAGGCTGCTGCCACCAGAACACTTCAATTACTATACCCAGGTGAGTATTCCGGAATATTCTTGCCCGGAATCCATTATTTAGAATTGGCACGAGATCATTCTAATATATTAGAAGTTGTTTCGTTTCTGCAGAACGATGCTGCAGTTGTGGAAATTACGGAGCGAGCGCATAAAGATATTGTGATGAATCCGTCCTTCTGGATAGAAGGATTCGTTGCAATGCTAGATGAATGTATAGAGGAATTGCTTTCAGTCGACTCTGATAGCTCTCAGCTATCAATATCTGAAAATGAGAAAAAGCAGGTGATGCTGCTTTGTAGCCATCCAGCTCAAATTGACCCTCGTATCGACTGGGTAGAGAAATATGCGCCTGATAACATGTTAATTCATGTTGTCGACATATTGAGGGATGGGGAATTAGACTTCTCAGTCGTTACTCACGAAGATGGATCCAAGAAGATATCAACTCCAAGGATCAAGTTCACATCTCAGTTGTTTTTAAAATGGCAACGGCTTCTATCAGGAAGCAGTGCAGGTGCTGACGCGCTGTTTCAAATGTCGCGAATTGAAAAATTGGCTAGCTCTTCTGATTCTGAGCTTGCTAAGTTTATGGGTATGCCTGATGGTGCACAAAGACTTAACGATTTCAGATGGTATTTGAGATTTGTATTAGAAATCAATACTGGTTTGTTAGAGTCGTGTTTGGCTACCAGCAACGTGCAATGTCTAATTGCTACAGACTTGGTAACATTGCCCGCTGCAGTGCTTTATGGCGCCATTGAAAATATTCCTGTTCACTATGATGCTCATGAATATTGGCCTGCTTCTGATACCAGACAATTTCAAAGTGAACAAGAGTTTTGGCTGGACTTGGAAAAGAACTTAATCAAGTACACCGCGGATCGTTCTACAGTTTCCCCAGGTTTAAAAAAAGTATTTGAAAAAAGTTACGGGTTGAATTTTCGTGTAGTCCCTAATTGCGAACCGTTAAAAAATTCTTCTGATCAGAAATTTCGGGAAAAGAGAGTCGGCAATGAGATTTGCAACTTCTTATTCCAAGGATCTTTTGCTCCACACAGAGGCTTAGAAGAGTTAATTAGTATTTGGGTAGAAACTGGCCCCAGCGCTCATTTGATTCTTCGTGGACCAGCTAACAGTTTCAAAACTGAGATGATTAATCTCGCAAAAAATACTGGGCTTTTTGAAAGTCGAATTTTTTTCCCGGATGCGGTTTCAGAAGACCAACTGGTGGAGATGGCAAGTGCCGCTGATGTAGGAATTATTCCGTATAAAGCACACGGATATAACTATGCCCATTGCTGCCCAAATAAGCTTTCTCAATATATGGCGGCAGGAATTCCTATTTTGGCAAATAACACATCTTTTGTTGCGAGTGTTATTCGAGAGGCTAAATCGGGACTGGTTGTCGATTTTGCTAATAAAAAGTCTTTGTTGAAAGCAATTGCTGAATTTGGATCGAACGGTGTTGCTCGTCGGGAAATGGGGAACGCTGGAAAATTGTTTCACGAAAAAAAATACAATTGGCAGAACGCTTCTGCTAATTTGTACGAGGCGCTTGACAATTTAATTCTGCAGCCGACAAAGCGAGTTGAAATTTTCACAGCTTCCCTAAGCGATTCAATTGAAGAGTCGAATAGTGTGAAATGTGTTCAAGCTGTTGAGATATTGGAAAGAAAATTTTTACGCAGCTTAATGCCTTTCTGGTTGGCGTTGCCATCACGTGTTCGTGATCCAGTTGCTCCCATATTAAAAAGAATTTTAGGTATTTAG
- the asnB gene encoding asparagine synthase (glutamine-hydrolyzing), translating into MCGIFGVLQKQASTSQLISDVEIGLERIRHRGPDGSGVWASTSGQAGLGHVRLSIIDVEAGAQPMHSRDGRFTIVFNGEIYNYIELREELGKDCFSTHSDTEVILEAYRKWGIACTTRLRGMFAFAIWDAKDKQLFIARDRFGIKPLYWTQQGEKFFFASEAKALLPFISRRELSSSAISDYFTFQFCLGEKTLISGVYQVPAAHAAILAPGLPPVFERYWEVHYEIDYDHTAKWFEAKLRDLLEDSVKIHLRADVEIGSYVSGGVDSSLLAAMARKFSSQKNFSAFNGRFLEGSRFDESEYANELAAEQNMQLHIADIGEMDFVKNISSVIWHLDQPVAGPGAFPQYMVSKKVSEHVKVVLGGQGGDEIFGGYARYLIAYFEQCIKGAIEGTLHDGNFVVTYESIIPSLQTLRQYQPMMQEFLAEGLFGERDARYWRLVNRSNTFGSILCPGVIDHTATYSEFQQIFKGENVGSGSYFDAMTHFDFKTLLPALLQVEDRMSMAHGVEARVPFLDHPLVEFAATIPADVKFRDGELKRLLKSVFSDLLPLRIKNRKDKMGFPVPLNLWLSKDGLAREYIGDVLGSARARQRSYLNDGFTVDQVLNSQSVYGRNLWALLSLELWQNQFIDA; encoded by the coding sequence ATGTGTGGAATTTTTGGCGTCTTGCAAAAGCAGGCTTCTACTAGTCAACTGATTTCGGACGTGGAAATAGGGCTAGAGAGAATTAGACATCGCGGACCTGACGGAAGTGGAGTCTGGGCTTCAACGTCTGGACAGGCAGGTTTAGGACATGTCCGTCTCTCTATCATTGATGTTGAAGCGGGTGCTCAACCGATGCATAGTAGAGATGGGCGCTTTACCATAGTATTCAACGGCGAGATATACAACTATATAGAACTCCGCGAAGAACTTGGAAAAGATTGCTTTTCAACGCATTCTGATACTGAAGTTATTCTGGAGGCATATAGAAAATGGGGCATAGCATGTACCACTCGTCTGCGCGGCATGTTTGCTTTCGCAATTTGGGATGCGAAAGATAAACAATTATTTATAGCTCGGGATCGTTTTGGTATAAAGCCGTTATATTGGACTCAACAAGGCGAGAAGTTCTTCTTTGCTTCTGAGGCAAAAGCTTTATTGCCTTTTATTTCACGTCGAGAATTATCTTCTTCTGCGATATCTGACTATTTCACATTTCAATTTTGTTTGGGTGAAAAGACTTTAATATCTGGCGTATATCAAGTGCCGGCTGCTCATGCGGCTATATTGGCTCCCGGTCTTCCTCCTGTATTCGAAAGGTACTGGGAAGTACACTACGAGATCGATTATGACCATACGGCTAAATGGTTTGAAGCCAAGCTGCGAGATTTACTCGAGGACTCCGTAAAAATTCATCTAAGAGCTGATGTTGAAATTGGGAGTTATGTTAGTGGTGGAGTTGACTCAAGTTTACTGGCGGCGATGGCCAGGAAATTCAGTTCCCAAAAGAATTTTTCAGCATTTAATGGTCGTTTCCTTGAAGGCAGTCGATTTGATGAGTCAGAGTATGCTAATGAACTAGCTGCTGAGCAAAATATGCAATTGCATATTGCTGATATTGGGGAAATGGATTTTGTCAAAAATATTTCCAGCGTGATATGGCATTTGGATCAACCTGTCGCCGGTCCCGGGGCATTTCCTCAATACATGGTTTCGAAAAAGGTGTCGGAACATGTAAAGGTGGTGCTGGGCGGTCAAGGAGGGGATGAGATTTTTGGTGGCTATGCTCGATATCTTATTGCTTATTTTGAGCAATGCATTAAGGGCGCTATCGAAGGTACTTTGCACGATGGGAATTTTGTCGTTACCTATGAATCGATAATTCCTAGTCTGCAAACATTGCGGCAGTATCAGCCAATGATGCAGGAATTTTTGGCTGAAGGTCTTTTCGGCGAACGGGATGCTCGATACTGGCGACTGGTCAATCGCTCAAATACCTTTGGTTCGATATTGTGTCCAGGGGTGATTGATCACACTGCTACTTACTCTGAATTTCAGCAGATATTTAAGGGGGAAAATGTCGGAAGTGGTTCATATTTCGATGCGATGACACACTTCGACTTTAAAACTTTATTGCCAGCGCTACTGCAAGTCGAGGACCGTATGAGTATGGCGCATGGTGTTGAAGCACGCGTTCCATTCTTGGACCATCCATTGGTTGAGTTTGCTGCGACCATCCCTGCAGATGTTAAATTTCGCGATGGGGAGCTGAAGCGCCTGCTGAAATCTGTTTTCTCTGACTTACTTCCGTTAAGGATAAAAAATCGTAAAGATAAAATGGGATTTCCTGTTCCATTGAATCTATGGCTTTCTAAAGATGGACTAGCACGCGAGTACATCGGTGATGTGTTGGGGAGCGCTCGTGCGCGCCAGCGTTCGTATCTAAACGATGGATTCACTGTTGACCAGGTTCTAAACTCTCAATCTGTTTATGGGCGAAATTTGTGGGCGTTGCTAAGCTTGGAGCTTTGGCAAAATCAATTCATTGACGCATGA
- the asnB gene encoding asparagine synthase (glutamine-hydrolyzing), whose translation MCGIAGLTSHRPAATLRSDLAQSLAFLRRRGPDDRGIEIWQGPGHSVAMGHTRLSVIDLTEAAHQPMPSADGRFLLVFNGEIYNYRELRAQLEAIGHGFSSASDTEVLLQAWVEWGAASLARLVGMFAFVILDRATNTLHGARDAFGIKPLYYHHSDDEVFCFASEIPAVQALRSSPQTLDWQVAYDYLVHGSYDTGERTFFADVRALRPGHRFTYDLGSRRLDLHSWWKPTISPVQHLSIDDAAEGLRSHLLNSVKLHLRSDVALGAALSGGLDSSAIVGCMRHLEPDVPIHTFSFIASGSAVSEERWVDRMNAHVGAVAHKVSITPQELATDLDDMIAAQGEPFGSTSIYAQYRVYQLAREHGVTVTLDGQGADELCGGYVGYPGPRVHSLLDSGRVFGAAAFLRQWGRWPGRNGMDGLKAAVAEYTSDAAYQRLRRFNGAEVCPAWLDGNVVAAAGVSLRFPRPLPDVTAPGRRLPAELARSLHGLGLQGLLRHGDRNSMRFSVESRVPFLTTDLANFLLTLPEEYLVAPNGETKHLLRRAMRGLVPQDVLDRRDKIGFATPEHQWLLQMAPNIREWLRHPLHLPFLRQDEMLKAFDQVVAGQRPFSWQVWRWINFTRWHSQHFSG comes from the coding sequence ATGTGCGGTATTGCTGGATTGACTTCCCATCGCCCTGCGGCAACGCTTCGAAGCGATTTGGCGCAGTCCTTGGCCTTCCTGCGCAGACGCGGCCCAGATGATCGAGGTATTGAGATTTGGCAGGGGCCCGGCCACAGCGTAGCTATGGGCCACACTCGCCTTAGTGTCATTGATCTGACGGAGGCCGCCCATCAGCCCATGCCCAGCGCCGACGGGCGATTTCTATTGGTCTTCAATGGAGAAATTTACAACTACCGTGAGCTCCGCGCGCAGTTGGAAGCCATTGGCCATGGGTTCAGCTCTGCTTCTGATACTGAAGTCCTTCTGCAAGCGTGGGTGGAATGGGGCGCGGCGTCGCTAGCGCGGCTTGTTGGTATGTTCGCGTTCGTGATCCTCGACCGCGCAACAAATACGCTGCACGGCGCACGCGACGCTTTCGGCATCAAGCCGCTTTACTACCACCACTCTGATGACGAGGTGTTCTGCTTCGCTTCCGAGATTCCAGCGGTGCAGGCGCTGCGGTCTTCGCCCCAGACGCTCGACTGGCAAGTCGCGTACGACTATCTGGTACATGGCAGTTATGACACTGGAGAGCGCACCTTTTTTGCAGACGTGCGAGCGCTGCGGCCTGGGCACCGATTTACCTACGATCTCGGTTCACGGCGTCTTGACCTGCACTCATGGTGGAAGCCCACGATCTCGCCCGTCCAGCACCTCTCGATCGACGATGCGGCTGAGGGGCTGCGCAGTCATCTGTTAAACAGCGTAAAACTTCACTTGCGCAGCGATGTGGCTTTGGGGGCCGCGTTGTCGGGCGGGCTCGATTCGTCCGCGATTGTGGGGTGCATGCGCCATCTCGAGCCCGATGTACCTATCCACACGTTCAGCTTCATTGCCTCTGGCAGTGCGGTGTCAGAAGAACGGTGGGTTGATCGTATGAACGCCCATGTTGGCGCAGTGGCACACAAAGTGAGCATTACGCCGCAGGAGCTGGCGACCGATCTGGACGACATGATTGCTGCGCAGGGCGAGCCCTTTGGCAGCACCAGTATCTACGCCCAGTACCGGGTGTACCAGCTGGCGCGCGAGCATGGCGTTACAGTCACGCTCGACGGGCAAGGTGCCGACGAGTTGTGCGGCGGTTATGTGGGTTACCCCGGCCCGCGGGTGCACAGCTTACTTGATTCTGGCCGGGTATTCGGCGCTGCTGCCTTCCTGCGGCAGTGGGGCCGCTGGCCCGGTCGCAATGGCATGGATGGCCTCAAAGCTGCGGTGGCCGAATACACCAGCGATGCCGCCTATCAGCGGCTGCGGCGCTTTAACGGGGCCGAGGTGTGTCCGGCTTGGCTGGATGGCAACGTTGTGGCGGCAGCGGGCGTTTCGCTGCGCTTCCCCCGGCCCTTACCCGATGTGACGGCCCCGGGTAGGCGCTTGCCTGCTGAGCTGGCGCGGTCGTTGCACGGGCTGGGGCTGCAAGGGCTGCTGCGCCATGGGGACCGCAATTCAATGCGATTCTCGGTAGAGAGCCGCGTACCCTTCCTCACCACCGATCTTGCCAATTTCTTGCTAACGCTGCCGGAGGAGTATCTGGTCGCACCCAACGGTGAGACCAAGCACCTGTTGCGACGGGCCATGCGGGGGCTGGTACCACAGGATGTATTGGACAGACGCGACAAGATTGGCTTCGCAACGCCTGAGCACCAGTGGCTGCTGCAGATGGCTCCGAACATACGGGAGTGGTTGCGCCATCCGCTGCACCTGCCTTTCCTGCGGCAGGATGAAATGCTGAAAGCATTTGACCAAGTGGTCGCTGGGCAGCGGCCGTTCAGTTGGCAAGTGTGGCGCTGGATCAATTTCACACGCTGGCATTCTCAGCATTTTTCTGGCTGA
- a CDS encoding glycosyltransferase, which translates to MRAIVLGTQSFIDGGTKVGSQYLAQALAAAGWQVDYLPTLSSPLDVVGRQRHARLARAWGHGIPQRAVGISPGLIEWSLQSMFPAHRLFLRWSWQLAAYGGRCPSPLRDVPFDACIADVAPNMLLLHQITARAKVCRLNDWPHGFARDLHPVLINALGSMVGAPDFDEVWAVSKPLAEYASTLRPEGEVVHIPNGVDARLLIPATRSPVARKPRSAVYVGGLTAWLDIGLLAQAARLLPDWTFEVYSPGTPPQHGWPVNLHWRGSVGRAELPAVLQSHEVGLIPFSEADGRMRYVERPLKFYEYIAAGLGVASTDLGALRQGMGDLACYGTDARTFADAILQAREDAQARPPSFAKDFVQAHDWSARARTMLARLEMLLA; encoded by the coding sequence ATGCGCGCCATCGTGCTTGGCACGCAGTCATTTATCGACGGTGGTACCAAGGTGGGATCGCAATACCTTGCGCAGGCTCTGGCGGCGGCTGGCTGGCAGGTGGACTACCTGCCCACACTGTCGTCGCCGCTAGACGTGGTGGGCCGCCAGCGCCATGCCCGGCTGGCGAGAGCATGGGGGCATGGGATACCGCAGCGAGCAGTGGGCATTTCGCCAGGTCTCATCGAGTGGAGCCTTCAATCGATGTTTCCCGCGCATCGTCTTTTTCTCCGTTGGTCCTGGCAATTGGCGGCGTATGGCGGACGCTGCCCTTCGCCATTGCGCGACGTGCCGTTCGACGCATGCATTGCCGATGTCGCACCCAACATGTTGCTGCTGCACCAAATCACAGCCCGCGCCAAGGTCTGCCGCCTCAACGATTGGCCGCATGGTTTCGCTCGCGATCTGCACCCGGTGCTCATCAACGCGCTCGGGTCCATGGTGGGTGCCCCTGATTTCGATGAAGTGTGGGCCGTCTCTAAGCCCCTGGCGGAATATGCCAGTACGCTGCGCCCGGAGGGTGAGGTGGTGCATATTCCCAATGGTGTCGACGCCCGTCTTTTGATTCCTGCCACGCGAAGCCCGGTGGCGCGAAAGCCACGCAGCGCGGTCTATGTCGGCGGGCTTACGGCTTGGCTGGACATCGGCTTGCTCGCCCAAGCTGCGCGTTTGCTTCCCGATTGGACTTTTGAGGTGTACTCCCCTGGTACGCCCCCGCAGCACGGATGGCCTGTCAACCTCCATTGGCGCGGTAGCGTCGGACGTGCGGAACTGCCAGCGGTTCTACAGAGCCATGAAGTCGGCCTGATTCCTTTTAGTGAGGCCGATGGACGCATGCGCTATGTGGAGCGTCCCTTGAAGTTCTATGAGTACATTGCCGCGGGATTGGGTGTGGCCAGCACAGATTTGGGCGCACTGCGCCAGGGGATGGGTGATTTGGCCTGCTATGGCACCGATGCACGGACATTCGCCGACGCAATCTTGCAGGCCCGGGAGGATGCGCAGGCTCGCCCTCCGAGTTTCGCGAAAGACTTCGTGCAAGCACACGACTGGAGTGCGCGTGCGCGGACCATGTTGGCCCGGCTGGAAATGTTGCTGGCATGA
- a CDS encoding glycosyltransferase, whose protein sequence is MKNYLLYDFMQVAGGAERVTLTLAEAFPDFQTLVSRCYPDAQPLLDASAAQVQELRGGWSARLPRILESMWCFRFRAGRLHDAHTVLYSGFYAPLAVYQQGSGRRFYYCHTIPRFAYDLYDSTLAGFPFWLRPFYAIFVRWFRNQYEAAIGRMDRIFVNSENVRARLQRYTGLDAEVVYPPVATQHFRFLADEGYYLSTARLVPNKRVDVIVRAFLQMPERSLVVLSSGPELERLKAIAGAAPNIRFTGWQTDEALRRWVGKARCVIYLPVDEDFGMSPVEAMAAGKPVIGVAEGGLLETVVPAETGLLLNPPPSIEALIDAVEEMEISAGPKLLELCRQRAELFNEQRFIESMRKWLI, encoded by the coding sequence ATGAAAAACTACCTTCTCTACGACTTCATGCAGGTGGCCGGAGGCGCGGAGCGTGTCACGCTTACGCTGGCCGAGGCTTTTCCGGACTTTCAGACCCTGGTCAGCCGGTGCTACCCGGACGCCCAACCCTTGCTGGATGCCTCCGCCGCCCAAGTGCAGGAGCTGCGGGGTGGCTGGTCTGCGCGCCTGCCGCGCATTCTGGAAAGCATGTGGTGCTTCCGGTTTCGGGCCGGACGGTTGCACGATGCCCACACCGTGCTCTACAGCGGCTTCTATGCCCCGCTGGCGGTCTACCAGCAGGGGTCTGGCCGGCGCTTTTACTATTGCCACACCATTCCCCGGTTCGCCTATGACCTGTACGACAGCACGCTGGCGGGTTTTCCGTTTTGGCTTCGGCCGTTCTACGCGATCTTCGTGCGGTGGTTCCGCAATCAATACGAAGCTGCCATCGGCCGGATGGATCGTATTTTCGTGAACTCGGAGAATGTTCGCGCACGGCTCCAGCGGTATACCGGGTTGGATGCCGAGGTGGTCTACCCCCCGGTGGCCACACAGCACTTTCGGTTTTTGGCCGATGAGGGCTACTACCTTTCTACCGCACGATTGGTGCCCAACAAGCGGGTGGATGTGATCGTGAGGGCTTTTCTTCAGATGCCCGAGCGCTCCTTGGTCGTGCTCTCTAGCGGGCCGGAGCTGGAGCGATTGAAAGCGATCGCCGGAGCGGCTCCCAATATCCGATTCACCGGCTGGCAGACCGATGAGGCGCTGCGACGCTGGGTGGGTAAAGCGCGCTGTGTGATCTACCTGCCGGTGGACGAGGACTTTGGCATGTCACCCGTGGAGGCCATGGCTGCAGGCAAGCCCGTGATCGGTGTGGCCGAAGGGGGGTTGCTGGAAACTGTCGTTCCGGCAGAGACTGGATTGCTATTGAATCCGCCGCCCAGTATCGAAGCGCTGATCGATGCGGTGGAGGAAATGGAAATTTCTGCGGGGCCCAAGCTCTTGGAGCTGTGTCGGCAGCGTGCGGAGTTGTTCAATGAACAACGGTTTATTGAATCAATGAGAAAGTGGTTGATTTAG